In the Flavobacterium sp. J372 genome, one interval contains:
- a CDS encoding T9SS type A sorting domain-containing protein, which yields MNKLYILIALLLCTTGYTQDLQNAKWYFGDGAGLDFLPDIYNPTPVVNAQNSFEGCATVSDTQGNLLFFSNGLQLWDANENIITSALKGNGSSTSNVIFVPKPRDSTRYYVVTIDGASGLNKGLHYSEISTSGTIISLNQSLLDHNGIKIDENYNSMSEKLTSTVHADGESYWIIAQIKDKIYSYKVSNTGINATPVSSDAPVDVDVPLGEYPGIGHIKVSPNTQRIGVCYSHGITFQGFLILGDFNFITGQAVFDNNTITVAGQTQYYGLEFSPDSNYAFFSTQTDINGTAAQRGPGDNKPDMNVYSVSAAKSSQSINPELVGNITLSEEEENPEILNDAPLHGSLQLAINGYIYASSTFGSYVIQLSVITNPNDGPLAYFDPLSVLASPIEQPRIIRLGLPQWVHNNTGRICPLNIVLEGPDLMGDHIYSYTDYIHTQNGYELYGNPVIMKAGDHIVLGDDTYIGWGGADFLAIIKPCGEPVYPEPIYEVSERQYETASKMNKINTVIIYPNPAEAVATIVAQSNIDSISIYSIHGKKLYSQNIMEKNIQYTVDVSRFGKGIYLVTIQTDTGESFTSKLVVK from the coding sequence ATGAATAAATTATATATACTTATAGCCTTGTTGCTTTGCACGACGGGCTACACTCAGGATTTACAGAATGCCAAATGGTATTTTGGCGATGGTGCAGGCCTTGATTTCCTCCCTGATATTTATAATCCGACACCAGTTGTTAATGCCCAAAATAGTTTTGAAGGCTGTGCAACAGTATCAGATACCCAGGGGAACTTGTTATTTTTTAGTAACGGTTTACAATTGTGGGACGCAAATGAAAACATCATCACCAGTGCGTTAAAAGGAAATGGCTCAAGCACATCAAACGTTATCTTCGTTCCAAAACCTCGGGACAGCACACGATATTACGTAGTAACTATTGACGGTGCAAGCGGACTAAACAAAGGCTTGCACTATTCTGAAATCTCGACATCCGGAACTATCATCAGTCTGAACCAGTCGCTACTTGACCACAACGGCATCAAGATTGATGAAAATTATAACAGTATGTCTGAAAAACTGACATCGACAGTACATGCTGACGGTGAAAGTTACTGGATTATAGCACAGATAAAAGACAAAATATATTCATATAAAGTATCTAATACCGGTATTAACGCAACGCCTGTCAGTTCTGATGCGCCGGTTGATGTTGATGTGCCTCTAGGAGAATATCCGGGCATCGGGCATATTAAGGTAAGCCCTAACACACAACGCATTGGAGTTTGCTATAGTCACGGCATCACATTTCAGGGATTTCTTATTTTAGGTGATTTTAATTTTATTACCGGCCAGGCAGTTTTTGATAATAATACAATTACTGTTGCGGGGCAAACTCAATATTATGGCTTAGAATTTTCGCCGGACAGTAACTATGCTTTCTTTTCAACACAGACAGATATTAACGGTACTGCAGCCCAACGAGGCCCTGGCGACAATAAGCCTGATATGAATGTTTATTCTGTTAGTGCTGCAAAGTCTTCCCAAAGTATAAATCCTGAACTTGTGGGAAATATTACTTTAAGTGAAGAAGAAGAAAATCCCGAGATACTTAATGACGCGCCGTTACATGGCAGTTTGCAATTAGCTATAAACGGATACATTTATGCATCATCAACTTTTGGCTCTTATGTTATACAATTGTCTGTAATCACTAATCCAAACGATGGGCCTCTTGCTTATTTCGACCCACTTTCTGTGTTGGCAAGCCCGATAGAACAGCCTCGTATTATACGATTGGGACTTCCGCAATGGGTACATAATAATACAGGCAGGATTTGTCCGTTAAACATTGTGCTCGAAGGGCCCGATCTGATGGGCGACCACATTTACAGTTATACCGATTATATCCATACTCAAAATGGATATGAACTATATGGTAATCCTGTAATAATGAAAGCCGGAGATCATATTGTATTGGGTGACGACACATATATAGGTTGGGGAGGAGCAGATTTTTTGGCAATTATCAAACCTTGTGGCGAGCCTGTATATCCTGAACCGATATATGAAGTAAGCGAAAGACAATATGAAACAGCCTCAAAAATGAATAAGATAAATACTGTAATTATTTATCCTAATCCGGCTGAAGCCGTTGCAACAATAGTAGCCCAAAGTAATATAGATAGTATTAGCATATACTCTATTCATGGCAAAAAACTTTACAGTCAGAACATAATGGAAAAAAATATACAATATACTGTAGATGTCAGCAGGTTTGGCAAGGGTATTTATCTTGTAACCATTCAGACCGATACAGGAGAATCATTTACATCAAAACTTGTTGTGAAGTAA
- a CDS encoding acyl transferase, with product MVSAADIFTISGKKAFDKIALKVFRHQYANNIVYRDFCNHLAKSPENVKSVESIPFLPIQFFKSHEVLSSTEHVQEIFTSSGTTGMATSRHLVTDVSYYEQSFRLAFSQFYGNIEDYTVLALLPSYLEREGSSLIYMVNDLIQRSNNPQSGFYLNNYQELISKLESLDASGQNVLLIGVTYALLDLVEMKQFSLKNTIIMETGGMKGRRREMIREELHDQLCKGFGVSEIHSEYGMTELLSQAYSLGNGIFECPPWMDVLIRDPEDALTYMGNGRNGGINVIDLANINSCSFIATQDLGKKYDNQSFEVLGRFDNSDIRGCNLMVL from the coding sequence GTGGTTTCAGCAGCTGACATCTTTACTATTTCCGGCAAGAAAGCATTCGATAAAATTGCATTAAAAGTGTTTCGCCACCAATATGCAAACAATATTGTGTACCGTGATTTTTGTAACCACCTTGCTAAAAGCCCAGAGAATGTTAAGTCTGTTGAAAGCATACCCTTTCTGCCTATACAGTTTTTCAAGTCGCACGAGGTATTGAGCAGTACAGAACACGTCCAGGAAATTTTTACCAGCAGCGGCACAACAGGCATGGCCACCAGCCGGCACCTGGTAACCGATGTAAGTTATTATGAGCAGAGTTTCAGGCTTGCGTTCTCACAGTTTTACGGCAATATCGAAGATTACACTGTTTTAGCGCTATTGCCATCTTATCTTGAGCGTGAGGGGTCTTCACTCATTTATATGGTGAATGACCTTATACAGCGTAGCAACAACCCTCAAAGCGGCTTCTACCTGAATAATTATCAAGAGTTGATTTCAAAACTCGAGAGTCTTGACGCTTCAGGGCAAAATGTATTGCTTATCGGCGTTACTTACGCACTGCTCGACCTGGTTGAGATGAAGCAGTTCAGCCTGAAAAATACTATTATTATGGAAACCGGAGGTATGAAGGGCCGTCGCCGCGAGATGATACGCGAAGAGTTGCACGATCAACTCTGTAAAGGCTTTGGCGTAAGTGAGATACATAGTGAGTATGGCATGACAGAATTGCTTTCGCAGGCCTATTCATTAGGTAACGGAATATTTGAGTGCCCTCCCTGGATGGATGTGCTTATCCGCGACCCTGAAGATGCGCTTACTTACATGGGCAATGGGCGAAACGGCGGCATTAATGTAATAGATTTGGCAAATATCAATTCATGTTCTTTTATCGCAACCCAGGATTTGGGCAAAAAATATGACAACCAGTCATTTGAAGTGCTTGGCCGTTTTGATAATTCAGATATACGTGGCTGTAACCTGATGGTGCTATAA
- a CDS encoding toxin-antitoxin system YwqK family antitoxin encodes MKKIIIAGLLLSACVVSAQEVKPKYEIENNLVKATYYHDNGNISQEGYFKDGKPHGKWTSFKEDGSKLGMGEYKDGVKCGKWFFWGDTQLSEVDYSNSRIADVKTWSNTAVVVK; translated from the coding sequence ATGAAAAAGATTATTATAGCCGGTTTGCTGCTGTCAGCATGTGTTGTATCTGCACAGGAAGTAAAACCTAAATATGAAATAGAGAACAACCTTGTAAAAGCTACTTATTACCATGATAACGGAAATATAAGTCAGGAAGGCTACTTTAAAGATGGTAAGCCACACGGCAAATGGACATCATTTAAAGAAGACGGCTCTAAGCTGGGCATGGGTGAGTATAAAGACGGCGTTAAGTGCGGCAAGTGGTTCTTTTGGGGCGACACGCAGCTTAGCGAAGTTGATTACAGCAACAGCAGGATTGCCGATGTAAAAACCTGGAGCAATACCGCAGTTGTGGTAAAATAA